A portion of the Eulemur rufifrons isolate Redbay chromosome 30, OSU_ERuf_1, whole genome shotgun sequence genome contains these proteins:
- the TMEM187 gene encoding transmembrane protein 187 — translation MKPESGQALFHVAVAGCLCAATVYTGVFEGVFVQVGYEHYAEVPVAGLPAFLAMPFNSLVNLAYVLLGVYWLRRNSSAPGCPAEMGRAGYLKAVFAGMALLYGPVQWLRIWTQTRPAAVLDQWLTLPIFAWPLAWCFYLDRGWKPWLFLSIECLSLASYGLALLHPLGFEVTLGVHVVATVGQALRAHRRYGSTSSATYLALGVLSCLGFVVLKLCDHQLARWRLFQCLTGHFWSKVCDVLQFHFAFLFLTNLSTCQRLHPEGKTH, via the coding sequence ATGAAGCCGGAGTCGGGGCAGGCCCTCTTCCACGTGGCCGTGGCAGGCTGCCTCTGTGCTGCCACCGTCTACACAGGCGTTTTCGAGGGCGTCTTCGTCCAAGTGGGCTATGAGCACTACGCAGAGGTGCCCGTGGCCGGCCTCCCAGCCTTCCTGGCCATGCCCTTCAACTCACTTGTGAACTTGGCCTACGTGCTCCTGGGCGTGTACTGGCTGCGGAGGAACAGCAGCGCCCCAGGGTGCCCGGCGGAGATGGGGAGGGCCGGCTACCTGAAAGCCGTCTTCGCGGGCATGGCGCTGCTCTACGGCCCCGTGCAGTGGCTGCGCATCTGGACCCAGACGCGGCCGGCCGCGGTGCTCGACCAGTGGCTCACTTTGCCCATCTTCGCGTGGCCGCTGGCCTGGTGCTTCTACCTAGACAGGGGCTGGAAGCCCTGGTTGTTCCTGTCCATCGAGTGCCTCTCCCTGGCCAGCTACGGCCTTGCACTACTGCACCCCCTCGGGTTCGAGGTCACGCTGGGTGTTCACGTGGTGGCCACCGTGGGGCAGGCCCTGCGCGCCCACCGGCGGTATGGCAGCACCTCCTCGGCCACCTACCTAGCTCTAGGAGTGCTCTCCTGCCTGGGCTTCGTGGTCCTCAAGCTGTGTGACCATCAGCTCGCCCGGTGGCGTCTCTTCCAGTGCCTCACAGGCCACTTCTGGTCCAAGGTCTGTGACGTGCTCCAGTTCCACTTTGCGTTTTTGTTTCTGACAAATTTAAGCACTTGCCAACGACTCCATCCTGAGGGGAAGACACATTAA